One stretch of Falco naumanni isolate bFalNau1 chromosome 7, bFalNau1.pat, whole genome shotgun sequence DNA includes these proteins:
- the C7H11orf94 gene encoding uncharacterized protein C11orf94 homolog, translating to MPCWLLLLALLLGPALSRPLQQRASYSIPEDFSAPLELPQEHFGLVDDYGIKPKQPRLRTHVAQKQPAGLRRAGKSKRDELDLLEYYDDAHL from the exons ATGCcgtgctggctcctgctgcttgccctgctgctggggcctGCCCTCTCACGGCCCTTGCAACAGAG GGCCAGCTACTCCATCCCCGAGGACTTCTCTGCTCCCCTCGAGCTTCCGCAGGAACACTTTGGCCTGGTGGATG ATTACGGCATCAAACCCAAGCAGCCTCGCCTCAGGACGCATGTGGCCCAGAAGCAGCCGGCAGGGCTGCGCAGAGCTGGCAAAAGCAAGCGTGACGAGCTTGATCTGCTGGAGTACTACGACGATGCCCACCTGTGA